In Sphingobium sp. Z007, one DNA window encodes the following:
- a CDS encoding VOC family protein, whose translation MKLRSIELALPGAADAAAFLTDIWGMAPAAVEGNIHYLRGSGSFPYLIALEESADSYVRSTTFVCTAERLEQLKRSVSEAGLTAAPVVSHDLGSGHGIIVELAEGELLRFLVDAQEVKPIVGADLPVKLTHVVFNSADAEMTGHLVEKALGFRVSDRTKGMVFVRCNDSHHSTAFARAGFASLNHIAFEMEDLDAVMRGIGRLRDQDMAPAWGPGRHGPGANVFAYFIAPFGPVIEFSTAVNKVPDDYQAGAPEDWTWPAKRIDQWGVSDKDFDGLRAAEEKFRHRRDWEAAPLDA comes from the coding sequence ATGAAATTACGCAGCATCGAACTGGCGCTGCCGGGGGCGGCGGACGCCGCTGCCTTCCTGACCGACATCTGGGGCATGGCCCCGGCGGCGGTCGAGGGCAACATCCATTATCTGCGCGGATCGGGCAGCTTCCCCTATCTGATCGCGCTGGAAGAATCGGCCGATAGCTATGTCCGTTCGACCACCTTCGTCTGCACCGCCGAACGGCTGGAACAGCTCAAGCGATCGGTGAGCGAAGCGGGCCTGACCGCCGCGCCCGTCGTCTCCCATGATCTGGGCAGCGGTCACGGCATCATCGTGGAACTGGCGGAGGGCGAATTGTTGCGCTTCCTGGTCGATGCGCAGGAAGTGAAGCCGATCGTGGGCGCAGACCTGCCGGTCAAGCTCACTCATGTGGTATTCAATTCGGCCGACGCGGAAATGACCGGCCATCTGGTCGAGAAGGCGCTGGGCTTCCGCGTGTCGGACCGGACCAAGGGCATGGTGTTCGTGCGCTGCAATGACTCGCACCACAGCACCGCCTTCGCCCGCGCAGGATTCGCATCGCTCAACCATATCGCCTTCGAGATGGAGGATCTGGACGCGGTGATGCGCGGCATCGGCCGCCTGCGCGATCAGGATATGGCGCCGGCCTGGGGACCGGGCCGCCACGGCCCCGGCGCCAATGTCTTCGCCTATTTCATCGCCCCCTTCGGCCCCGTCATAGAATTTTCGACGGCGGTTAACAAAGTGCCCGACGACTATCAGGCCGGTGCGCCCGAAGACTGGACCTGGCCCGCCAAGCGGATCGACCAGTGGGGTGTGTCCGACAAGGATTTCGATGGCCTGCGCGCCGCCGAGGAAAAATTCCGCCATCGCCGCGACTGGGAGGCTGCGCCGCTTGACGCTTGA
- a CDS encoding fumarylacetoacetate hydrolase family protein, translating into MTRFVSFRRPDGAPSFGRQDGETIVELATDATPSLKAALTDGSLASLADGAAFAAADIVLLPVIPDPAKILCVGLNYAEHVKETGREQKAHPAIFVRYADSLVADGQPLVKPSVTERFDYEGELAVIIGKPCHKVAAADAMAYVAGYACFNDGSARDWQRHNIQFTPGKTFPGTGGFGPALVTPDAIDDLGALRVQTRLNGELVQDQAVADMIWDIPTVIAYISAFTPLAPGDVIATGTPGGVGDKRTPPLYMKAGDKVEVSVGAIGTLTNRIIDEQ; encoded by the coding sequence GTGACCCGATTTGTAAGTTTCCGCCGCCCCGACGGCGCCCCCAGCTTCGGCCGCCAGGATGGCGAGACGATCGTGGAATTGGCGACCGACGCGACGCCCAGCCTGAAGGCGGCGCTGACCGACGGCAGCTTGGCGAGCCTGGCCGACGGCGCGGCCTTCGCCGCCGCCGATATCGTGCTGCTGCCGGTCATCCCCGATCCCGCCAAGATATTGTGCGTTGGCCTAAACTATGCCGAGCATGTCAAGGAAACCGGGCGCGAGCAGAAGGCGCATCCCGCGATCTTCGTGCGCTATGCCGACAGCCTGGTCGCCGACGGCCAGCCGCTGGTAAAGCCGAGCGTGACCGAACGCTTCGATTATGAAGGCGAACTGGCGGTCATCATCGGCAAGCCCTGCCATAAGGTCGCCGCCGCCGACGCCATGGCCTATGTGGCCGGTTACGCCTGTTTCAACGACGGGTCGGCGCGCGACTGGCAGCGCCATAATATCCAGTTCACGCCGGGCAAGACCTTCCCCGGTACCGGCGGCTTCGGCCCCGCGCTGGTCACGCCCGACGCGATCGACGATCTGGGCGCGCTGCGTGTTCAGACGCGCCTCAACGGCGAACTGGTGCAGGATCAGGCGGTCGCCGACATGATCTGGGATATCCCGACGGTCATCGCATATATCAGCGCCTTCACCCCCCTGGCCCCCGGCGACGTCATCGCGACCGGCACGCCCGGCGGCGTCGGCGATAAGCGCACCCCGCCGCTCTACATGAAGGCCGGCGATAAGGTCGAGGTCAGCGTCGGCGCCATCGGCACGCTCACCAACCGGATCATCGACGAACAATAA
- a CDS encoding TonB-dependent receptor gives MRNFHKSILAMAGVSTFAIVAPAFAQDAATPQEAAESAMSDIIVTAQRRQEKVTEVPISITVASQKQLERQQVNNLNDLNRVAPALEIQSAPAQNTGGGGSIRGIGTQSFSPGAVASVGVVVDQVSQGNANISDLFDVSRIEVLKGPQGTLFGLTTSAGVINITTNAPDPTEFSGRVRTELSDAGTVGSKYGQQVVQGVINVPFSPTSALRVSGMSNTRQGVNRNAVAGDWNDVNRYAVRGRFLWNASEDLTVNLIGDWSKGSADNGGDFFTFLSNTPANTALLNSCGITPGEGNQTFCIGDEFSSKVKAWGGSAQVDYDAGPLTLTSITAYRKTESSNTLGNIYRADPLASELISGPTGTNIRLFTQEFRASSPRNSTFEYTVGAFYSNQKTVQQPERFTISVTLPNGFVIRPVDSPGALNEITDESLAIFGQGTLHATDKLRLILGGRYTAGRLSLDRTDAGTGAESFQILNVDKISWRTGIQYDIDRSLMAYATASRGFKGGQIAVPTAPLLPYVVQPEIPMSYEAGMKATLFGGAVLDVSVFYSKIKNFQAQECIVNPVTAQLVCAQTNIDGVKTRGAEVNLFGQISDRLSLNTGFIYTKATYPGGFIGNDGTDIGGSQLAYSPRYKFTLSGEYEQPLTGGLNAFLAADTIWKSRVRYQNTSTRAETFRPHWTVGGRLGVRSEDERYSAGVFVRNLFNVHEPSLLQSNFGSGLGAIYGPQSFRQVGLQLDAKF, from the coding sequence ATGCGTAATTTCCACAAGTCCATCCTGGCCATGGCGGGCGTCAGTACGTTCGCCATCGTCGCGCCAGCCTTTGCCCAGGATGCCGCAACGCCGCAGGAAGCGGCGGAATCGGCCATGTCCGACATCATAGTGACCGCGCAGCGTCGCCAGGAAAAGGTGACGGAGGTGCCCATCTCCATCACCGTGGCCAGCCAGAAGCAGTTGGAGCGCCAGCAGGTCAATAATCTGAACGACCTCAACCGCGTCGCGCCCGCGCTGGAAATCCAGTCAGCACCGGCCCAGAATACCGGCGGTGGCGGATCAATCCGCGGCATCGGTACGCAGAGCTTTTCGCCCGGCGCGGTAGCTTCGGTCGGCGTCGTCGTCGATCAGGTGAGCCAGGGTAACGCCAATATCTCCGACCTGTTCGACGTGTCGCGGATCGAAGTGCTCAAGGGGCCGCAGGGCACGCTGTTCGGCCTGACCACATCCGCGGGCGTCATCAACATCACGACCAACGCGCCTGATCCGACCGAATTTAGTGGCCGCGTCCGCACCGAATTGTCCGATGCCGGGACCGTCGGGTCCAAATATGGCCAGCAGGTCGTCCAGGGCGTCATCAACGTGCCGTTCAGCCCCACCAGCGCGCTGCGCGTGTCGGGCATGAGCAACACGCGCCAGGGCGTCAACCGCAATGCTGTCGCCGGCGACTGGAACGACGTCAACCGCTACGCCGTGCGTGGCCGTTTCCTGTGGAATGCGAGCGAAGACCTGACCGTCAATCTGATCGGCGACTGGTCCAAGGGGTCGGCGGACAATGGTGGGGATTTCTTCACCTTCCTGTCCAACACGCCGGCCAACACCGCGCTGCTCAACAGCTGCGGCATTACGCCGGGCGAGGGCAACCAGACCTTCTGCATCGGCGATGAATTCAGCAGCAAGGTCAAAGCATGGGGTGGATCGGCGCAGGTCGATTACGATGCCGGTCCGCTGACGCTGACGTCGATCACCGCCTACCGTAAGACGGAAAGCAGCAATACGCTGGGCAATATCTATCGCGCCGATCCGCTGGCATCGGAACTCATCAGCGGCCCGACAGGCACGAATATCCGCCTGTTCACGCAGGAATTCCGCGCATCGTCGCCCAGAAATTCGACATTTGAATATACGGTCGGCGCCTTCTATTCGAACCAGAAGACGGTGCAGCAGCCCGAACGCTTCACCATTTCGGTGACGCTGCCCAACGGCTTCGTGATCCGTCCGGTCGACTCTCCGGGCGCTTTGAACGAGATCACCGACGAATCCCTCGCCATCTTCGGCCAAGGGACGTTGCACGCCACCGACAAGCTGCGCCTCATCCTGGGCGGACGCTACACGGCTGGGCGCTTGTCGCTGGACCGGACCGATGCCGGCACCGGGGCGGAGAGCTTCCAGATCCTCAATGTCGACAAAATATCGTGGCGCACCGGCATCCAATATGACATCGACCGCTCGCTGATGGCTTACGCCACTGCGTCGCGGGGGTTCAAAGGCGGTCAGATCGCGGTGCCGACCGCGCCACTGCTGCCCTATGTCGTCCAGCCGGAAATCCCGATGTCCTATGAAGCGGGCATGAAGGCCACGCTGTTCGGCGGTGCGGTGCTGGACGTCAGCGTCTTCTATAGCAAGATCAAGAATTTCCAGGCGCAGGAATGTATCGTCAATCCGGTCACGGCGCAGCTCGTCTGCGCGCAGACCAACATTGACGGGGTCAAAACGCGCGGCGCGGAGGTCAACCTGTTCGGCCAGATTTCCGATCGACTGTCTCTGAACACCGGTTTCATCTATACCAAGGCGACCTATCCGGGCGGTTTCATCGGCAATGACGGCACCGATATCGGCGGCAGCCAGCTAGCTTATTCGCCGCGGTACAAGTTCACCTTGTCGGGTGAATATGAGCAGCCGCTGACCGGCGGCCTGAACGCTTTCCTGGCGGCGGACACGATCTGGAAATCGCGGGTCCGTTACCAGAATACATCGACCCGCGCGGAAACCTTCCGTCCGCACTGGACGGTCGGTGGTCGTCTGGGCGTGCGTAGTGAGGACGAACGCTATTCGGCGGGCGTGTTCGTGCGCAACCTGTTCAATGTCCACGAACCTTCCTTGCTCCAGAGCAATTTCGGTTCGGGCCTGGGCGCCATTTATGGCCCGCAGTCCTTCCGCCAGGTCGGCCTGCAACTTGACGCCAAATTCTGA
- a CDS encoding alpha/beta hydrolase: MGTDLGPAVLAQCRALFDAEQLALVDQVPVSVADIAYGPHERHRLDIYRPQGDGLVPILVFVHGGGFLKGDKGGHGGGTDAWPNANVGRMAAQAGFLGVVINYRLAPDNVWPAGAEDIAAVVAWIKDHAAQYGGDPERIVLMGTSAGAVHVAGYLKLAGDRDICAAILLSGLYGYTPLDERDTLYYGDPALYAERMPLEAVAGTPLPLMLACAEFDPPRFQAEFLSLMQDRLARHGAMPRAFIHSGHNHYSMAMHLGAADRRLANEICAFVRDTTA; this comes from the coding sequence ATGGGGACGGACCTTGGCCCCGCCGTGCTTGCGCAATGCCGTGCTCTCTTCGATGCCGAGCAATTGGCGCTGGTCGATCAGGTGCCGGTCAGCGTCGCCGACATCGCTTATGGGCCGCATGAACGCCACCGTCTCGACATCTATCGGCCGCAGGGTGACGGTCTCGTGCCGATCCTGGTGTTCGTCCATGGCGGCGGCTTTCTGAAAGGCGACAAAGGCGGGCATGGGGGCGGGACTGACGCGTGGCCCAACGCCAATGTCGGCCGCATGGCGGCGCAGGCGGGGTTTCTAGGCGTCGTCATCAACTATCGGCTGGCCCCGGACAATGTCTGGCCCGCCGGGGCGGAGGATATCGCCGCCGTCGTCGCCTGGATCAAGGATCATGCTGCGCAATATGGCGGCGACCCGGAACGGATCGTGCTGATGGGCACCTCTGCCGGCGCTGTGCATGTGGCGGGCTATCTCAAACTGGCTGGCGATCGCGACATTTGCGCTGCGATCCTGCTTTCGGGCCTCTATGGCTATACGCCGCTCGATGAGCGGGACACGCTCTATTATGGCGATCCGGCGCTCTATGCTGAACGGATGCCGCTGGAGGCGGTCGCGGGCACGCCATTACCTTTGATGCTCGCCTGCGCCGAATTTGATCCGCCGCGCTTTCAGGCCGAGTTCCTCAGCCTGATGCAGGATCGGCTTGCTCGCCATGGCGCGATGCCGCGCGCGTTTATCCATTCGGGCCATAATCATTACAGCATGGCTATGCATCTGGGCGCCGCCGACCGTCGGCTCGCCAATGAAATCTGCGCCTTCGTGCGCGACACAACCGCCTGA
- a CDS encoding glycoside hydrolase family 1 protein gives MLDRRTLLATGAALMAAPGFAAHKAADPNFPKGFLWGAATAAHQIEGNNIASDLWFLENQQPTVFAQPSGDACNSFALWETDLDLAKTMGLNCYRFGIEWARIEPEKGLSSQAMLDHYRAIVDGCRARGLTPIVTYSHFTAPRWFSAQGGWTNPESAQLFARYCDKATRALGQGVDRVITFNEPNILLLLKPMLPQQVWDIQKLTLDTAAKRLGVPKFVSANVAGFDDLPALQKGLLAAHKAGKAAIKAVRPDLPVGFSLAMMDDQAVGKASIRDRMRGELYGEWLNVAKGDDFIGVQNYERALWGDKGRLPAPAGSTVNWSGTEVWPGSLAGAVRFAHEATGVPILVSEHGVGSDDDAIRAKFIPEALAGLKAAMDDGAPVLGYCHWSLLDNFEWIFGYKPKFGLHSVDPVTFARTAKPSAAVYGAIARRNAL, from the coding sequence ATGCTGGACCGCAGAACCCTTCTGGCCACCGGCGCGGCGCTGATGGCCGCCCCCGGTTTCGCCGCGCACAAGGCCGCCGACCCGAATTTCCCGAAGGGTTTCCTATGGGGTGCTGCGACCGCGGCGCACCAGATCGAGGGCAACAACATCGCTAGCGATCTGTGGTTTCTGGAAAATCAGCAGCCCACCGTCTTCGCCCAGCCGTCCGGCGACGCCTGCAACAGTTTCGCTCTGTGGGAAACCGACCTCGATCTCGCCAAGACTATGGGCCTCAACTGCTATCGCTTCGGCATCGAATGGGCGCGAATAGAGCCGGAGAAGGGGCTGTCTTCGCAGGCGATGCTTGACCATTATCGGGCGATCGTCGACGGGTGCCGCGCGCGCGGTCTGACGCCGATCGTCACCTACAGCCATTTCACCGCGCCACGCTGGTTCAGCGCGCAGGGCGGCTGGACCAACCCCGAAAGCGCGCAGCTTTTCGCCCGCTATTGCGACAAGGCGACCCGCGCTCTGGGGCAGGGGGTGGACCGGGTCATCACCTTCAACGAACCCAATATCCTGCTGTTGCTGAAGCCTATGTTGCCCCAGCAGGTGTGGGACATTCAGAAACTCACGCTCGACACCGCGGCCAAGCGGCTGGGCGTGCCCAAGTTTGTCAGCGCCAATGTCGCCGGGTTTGACGATTTGCCTGCGCTGCAAAAGGGGCTGCTCGCCGCGCACAAGGCGGGCAAGGCGGCGATCAAGGCGGTGCGGCCCGACCTGCCGGTCGGCTTCTCGCTGGCGATGATGGACGACCAGGCCGTGGGCAAGGCGTCGATCCGCGACAGGATGCGCGGCGAACTTTACGGCGAATGGCTGAACGTCGCCAAGGGCGATGATTTCATCGGCGTACAGAATTACGAACGCGCGCTCTGGGGCGACAAGGGCCGCCTGCCTGCGCCCGCCGGATCGACCGTCAACTGGTCGGGCACCGAAGTCTGGCCGGGCTCGCTTGCAGGCGCGGTGCGCTTTGCCCATGAGGCGACCGGCGTGCCGATCCTGGTGTCCGAACATGGGGTGGGCAGCGATGATGACGCGATCCGCGCGAAATTCATTCCCGAAGCGCTCGCCGGCCTGAAGGCTGCGATGGACGATGGCGCGCCGGTGCTGGGCTATTGCCACTGGTCGCTGCTCGATAATTTCGAGTGGATATTTGGTTATAAGCCCAAATTCGGCCTGCACAGCGTCGATCCCGTCACCTTCGCCCGCACGGCAAAGCCCAGCGCTGCCGTCTATGGCGCGATCGCCCGCCGCAACGCGCTGTAA
- a CDS encoding alpha/beta hydrolase yields MKSVICAAILLVAAPAVAQDVHMEPIKAPDQKGAIPLYPAVSPPADKDEQWSHMQVTLGANRLDNIMVRNVVRPTLTPYLPAPGKATGAAVIVAPGGAFLSLSMTGEGSEIAQWLADHGVAAFVLKYRLNATPRDDRAFLDMMGQRFAAAAKDGPAEDVKEPRATQDAIRALDIVRAGATQYHVDASRVGMIGFSAGAMTTLNAALEGQGAQRPAFIGYIYGPMAAISVPADAPPMFAAIAMDDGLFAKQNFGIVEAWRQAKRPVELHAYERGDHGFGKGLPGTTTMGLLPQFLSWMEMRGLLAAKASQ; encoded by the coding sequence ATGAAATCTGTGATTTGCGCGGCTATCTTGCTGGTCGCTGCTCCGGCCGTTGCGCAGGATGTGCATATGGAGCCGATCAAGGCCCCCGACCAGAAAGGCGCGATTCCCCTTTATCCGGCTGTCTCTCCGCCCGCGGACAAAGACGAGCAATGGTCGCATATGCAAGTGACGCTTGGCGCGAACAGGCTGGATAACATCATGGTGCGCAATGTCGTGCGGCCGACTTTGACCCCCTATCTGCCTGCGCCGGGCAAGGCGACCGGCGCAGCGGTTATCGTGGCGCCCGGCGGTGCTTTCCTGTCCCTGTCGATGACGGGAGAGGGTAGCGAGATCGCCCAATGGCTGGCCGACCATGGCGTTGCGGCCTTCGTTCTGAAATATAGACTGAACGCAACGCCACGGGACGATCGCGCCTTTCTGGACATGATGGGGCAGCGCTTCGCCGCCGCCGCCAAGGATGGCCCAGCCGAAGACGTGAAGGAACCGCGCGCGACGCAGGATGCGATCAGGGCGCTGGACATCGTGCGCGCTGGCGCGACCCAATATCATGTCGATGCGTCACGCGTCGGCATGATCGGCTTTTCCGCCGGGGCGATGACCACGCTCAACGCCGCGCTGGAAGGGCAGGGCGCGCAGCGGCCCGCGTTTATCGGCTATATCTATGGGCCCATGGCCGCCATCTCCGTGCCGGCTGACGCACCGCCGATGTTTGCGGCGATCGCCATGGACGACGGGCTTTTCGCAAAGCAGAATTTCGGCATCGTCGAAGCTTGGCGGCAGGCGAAGCGGCCGGTCGAACTCCACGCCTATGAACGCGGCGATCATGGTTTTGGCAAGGGTTTGCCCGGCACGACGACCATGGGTCTGTTGCCGCAATTCCTGTCCTGGATGGAGATGCGGGGGCTGCTGGCGGCGAAAGCCAGCCAGTGA
- a CDS encoding glycosyl hydrolase: protein MKARTLRFAALLVCSAIGAPALADDLADGFRNPPQSARPRVWWHWMNGNVTKEGIDKDLDWMARMGIGGVQNFDASLMTPQIVKERLIYMTDGWKDAFRHAVKTADAKGLEFAIAASPGWSETGGPWVKPQDAMKKLVWSEMDLPGGQRLKGTLPMPPAITGAFQSAKFSDPLAAGGGAGALPTSYGDARILAYPFKAIPLPQPRVTQADGTALSAAPLVDNDLETMVQIAKGDAANPGALILDYGKPVTIRSASLFVPHARPPFGDPAYRPTLEAETVRGWQPVGRFSLTEVSATIGFAPVAAQRFRVILSPNDAAKSPGLGDGAPGAIMMDVFARPSSATLGIGDLRLSAESKVDQYEAKAGYAIVADYNALSDRSVPDVPAIDPAKVMDLTDRLRPDGTLDWTAPRGSDWRIVRMGWSLTGKTNHPATPEATGLEVDKYDAAAVRRYLETYLRMYRDTVGADWIGKKGIRALLTDSIEVGASNWTPRMVEEFKARRGYDPVPFLPTLTGAVVGSAARSDAFLHDYRQTLADLLADAHYGTVAKVAHENGMTVYGEALENGRPVLGDDLDMRSHTDVPMAAMWTFNRGGAPRSTLIGDMKGAASVAHIYGQNIVSAESMTSAFAPWAFAPSDLKRVIDLEFASGVNRPIIHTSVHQPVDDKLPGLSLIIFGQYFNRHESWAEMAKPWVDYMARTGYLLQQGRDHADLAYFYGEDMPITSLFEHGVPADLPARYAYDFVNADIIANRMTVANGELAAGNARYRALYLGGASRVMTLATLQRIAALVEGGATIIGMAPERAPGLADDTAAFKALVTRLWSGAPIGKGRVIASRDAEAALASTGVGPDFHITNGAQDADYRFVHRKLADGDLYFVNNRTDKAGRVEARFRVTGRQPEIWRAIEGMAAPVSYRIEGGETVIPLDVGAEDAFFILFRKPSAVPSVTMTAKATHSVATLTSPWTVSLQPGRGAPARINMPALTPLENNADKGVRYFSGIATYATRFALPKGVNSGAPLWIDLGKIGDLAEVRVNGHLAGTTWFAPYRLDIGKLVKPGNNQLEVKVANLWVNRLIGDQQPGVGKITFTAAPTYRPDAPLRPSGLIGPVQLLAE, encoded by the coding sequence ATGAAAGCCCGCACCCTTCGTTTCGCCGCGCTGCTGGTCTGCAGTGCGATCGGCGCGCCCGCGCTGGCGGATGATCTGGCGGATGGCTTCCGCAATCCGCCTCAGTCGGCGCGGCCGCGCGTGTGGTGGCACTGGATGAACGGCAATGTTACGAAGGAGGGCATCGACAAGGATCTCGACTGGATGGCGCGCATGGGCATCGGCGGGGTCCAGAATTTCGACGCCAGCTTGATGACCCCGCAGATCGTCAAGGAACGACTGATCTATATGACCGACGGTTGGAAGGATGCCTTCCGCCATGCCGTGAAGACGGCGGACGCCAAGGGGTTGGAATTCGCCATCGCCGCCTCGCCGGGCTGGAGCGAGACGGGCGGTCCGTGGGTCAAACCGCAGGACGCGATGAAGAAGCTGGTGTGGAGCGAGATGGACCTGCCCGGCGGCCAACGGCTGAAGGGCACGTTGCCCATGCCACCGGCGATTACCGGGGCATTCCAAAGCGCTAAATTCAGCGATCCGCTCGCGGCGGGGGGTGGGGCGGGCGCGCTTCCGACCTCCTATGGCGACGCCCGCATTCTGGCCTATCCGTTCAAGGCCATCCCCCTGCCACAGCCGCGCGTCACCCAGGCGGACGGAACGGCGCTCAGCGCCGCGCCTTTGGTGGACAACGATCTTGAAACGATGGTGCAGATCGCCAAAGGCGACGCCGCCAATCCCGGTGCGCTGATCCTTGACTATGGCAAGCCGGTCACGATCCGCTCTGCCAGTCTGTTCGTGCCCCATGCCCGGCCGCCCTTCGGCGATCCGGCCTATCGCCCGACGCTGGAGGCCGAAACTGTGCGGGGCTGGCAGCCGGTCGGCCGCTTTTCGCTGACGGAAGTATCGGCGACGATAGGTTTCGCGCCAGTTGCCGCTCAGCGCTTCCGTGTCATCCTCTCGCCCAACGATGCGGCCAAGTCGCCTGGTCTAGGCGATGGCGCGCCCGGCGCGATCATGATGGATGTCTTCGCCCGGCCCAGCAGCGCCACGCTGGGCATCGGCGACCTGCGTCTGTCGGCAGAATCGAAGGTGGATCAATATGAGGCGAAAGCCGGTTACGCGATCGTCGCTGACTATAATGCGTTGAGCGATAGGTCCGTGCCCGACGTGCCGGCCATCGATCCGGCGAAGGTGATGGACCTGACCGACCGTCTGCGCCCAGACGGCACGCTGGATTGGACGGCGCCCAGGGGCAGCGATTGGCGCATCGTTCGCATGGGTTGGTCGCTGACCGGCAAGACTAATCATCCCGCCACGCCCGAAGCGACGGGGTTGGAAGTCGACAAATATGATGCGGCGGCGGTGCGCCGCTATCTCGAAACCTATCTTCGCATGTATCGCGATACGGTGGGCGCGGACTGGATCGGGAAGAAGGGCATAAGAGCGCTGCTGACCGACAGTATCGAAGTGGGTGCGTCCAACTGGACCCCGCGCATGGTGGAAGAGTTTAAGGCACGGCGCGGTTATGATCCGGTGCCCTTCCTGCCCACGCTCACCGGCGCGGTCGTGGGATCGGCTGCCCGCAGCGACGCCTTCCTCCATGATTATCGGCAAACGCTGGCGGACCTGCTGGCCGATGCGCATTATGGCACGGTCGCGAAGGTGGCACATGAAAACGGCATGACCGTTTATGGCGAAGCGTTGGAAAATGGCCGCCCGGTGCTGGGCGACGACCTGGACATGCGGTCCCATACCGATGTGCCGATGGCGGCGATGTGGACCTTCAACCGCGGGGGTGCGCCGCGTTCCACGCTGATCGGCGATATGAAGGGGGCGGCGTCGGTCGCCCATATCTACGGCCAGAATATCGTGTCGGCCGAATCCATGACATCGGCCTTTGCGCCCTGGGCCTTCGCGCCATCGGACCTGAAGCGCGTCATCGACCTGGAGTTCGCATCGGGCGTTAACCGGCCGATCATCCATACATCGGTCCACCAACCGGTCGATGACAAGCTGCCGGGCCTCAGCCTCATAATCTTCGGCCAATATTTCAACCGGCATGAAAGCTGGGCGGAGATGGCCAAGCCATGGGTCGATTATATGGCGCGCACCGGCTATCTGCTGCAACAGGGCCGCGACCATGCCGATCTCGCCTATTTCTATGGCGAAGATATGCCGATCACATCTTTGTTCGAACATGGCGTGCCGGCCGACCTGCCCGCCCGCTACGCCTATGATTTCGTTAATGCCGACATCATTGCCAACCGGATGACCGTGGCTAATGGCGAACTGGCGGCGGGCAACGCCCGCTACCGCGCACTCTATCTGGGCGGCGCCAGCCGGGTGATGACGCTGGCGACGTTGCAACGGATCGCGGCGCTGGTGGAGGGCGGCGCGACCATAATCGGCATGGCCCCCGAACGTGCGCCGGGCCTGGCGGACGATACCGCGGCGTTCAAGGCGCTCGTCACGCGCCTGTGGAGCGGCGCTCCGATCGGCAAGGGCCGAGTGATCGCCAGCCGCGACGCCGAAGCCGCACTCGCCAGCACGGGCGTTGGACCGGACTTTCACATAACGAACGGCGCACAGGACGCCGATTATCGCTTCGTCCACCGCAAGCTGGCGGACGGCGATCTGTATTTCGTCAACAACCGCACCGACAAGGCCGGTAGAGTCGAGGCGCGTTTTCGGGTCACCGGCAGACAGCCCGAAATCTGGCGCGCAATCGAGGGTATGGCCGCGCCTGTTTCCTACCGCATCGAAGGCGGCGAAACGGTGATCCCGCTGGATGTCGGCGCCGAGGATGCCTTCTTCATCCTGTTCCGCAAGCCGTCCGCAGTGCCATCTGTCACCATGACGGCCAAGGCAACACATTCGGTCGCGACTTTGACAAGCCCCTGGACCGTCAGCCTCCAGCCCGGTCGCGGCGCACCCGCACGGATCAATATGCCTGCCCTGACACCGCTTGAAAACAACGCCGACAAGGGCGTGCGCTATTTCTCCGGCATCGCGACCTACGCTACGCGCTTCGCCCTGCCAAAGGGCGTGAACTCCGGCGCGCCGCTGTGGATTGATCTGGGCAAGATCGGCGATCTGGCCGAGGTGCGGGTCAACGGCCATCTGGCCGGCACGACCTGGTTCGCGCCCTATCGGCTCGACATCGGCAAGCTGGTGAAGCCGGGCAACAACCAGTTGGAGGTCAAGGTCGCGAACCTGTGGGTCAATCGCCTGATCGGCGACCAGCAGCCCGGCGTGGGAAAAATCACCTTCACCGCCGCGCCGACCTATCGGCCCGACGCGCCGCTGCGTCCGTCCGGCCTGATCGGCCCGGTGCAGTTGCTGGCCGAATAA